The nucleotide window cttatctATGTTGGGATTACGTATCACTAAGATTACTCAAAACATTTTCTTTCGTTAACCTATGATCTATGTTATGACGTGAAAATCAAAGGTGTTTAAAGAGTTAACATCATAATcacaagaaatcaacaatcaAGATATACACATACACTAAATCAACTTAGATTCTTATGATTTTAAGCTTTATGTGAAGgattatcttcttgtttcttcatGATCTTTATGTTTCACCATTTACATAATCTTTTAACCATCAAAAAGAGAAGTAAAAACAAGTTACAAGAGGCTTACTaatagcacaaggctagggaagagaTCAAAGATGAAGAATGTGGTTAAAAGCTCTAGAGAATGGTCCTTCAAGCTCCAATGGCTCCAAGCTTTCTAACTTAGCTTCTTGCACCTTAGGATCACCTTGGATTGGAAGAGATTGAAGTGAAAATGGTGATGGTGTGGGTGGTGGTTCTCGGCCGTGAGCAAGGGAAGGAGAGGGAGAAGTGGTGAAGTGTTGATGTTGTGAATGAAAGAGAATGAAGttacttgtggtttataaaataTGAAGCTCCAACATTTACAAAACCTTTGTGTAATATGTTTCTAAAGCAAACAACAAATCGTATAAACAATTCAAGAAAATCCATGGGTGGGTCCACCCATGGTGACCGTCGCCAAGGGGATGGGGGTATGAGGTTGAGTTGTAATGGCTAGTTAGATGTTTAAGTTAGATTTCAAGTATAAGGTTTAGTGTTTTTAGGTGTTATGTAATTATAAGCTGTATTATGATGTTCCTAGCTCGGAAAtgctaaaacaatgcttctagtgaaaatttggtgtttcgggtagtgtccggttggttactggttcgttaaggtgctaaattacgcagtttagtgtgctttatgttcccttttgtgacacttttgattcccgaTACTTAGGAAGGTATTCTGGACTATTAAACCATAATTCTGCACTATATTATGTTGCTAAAATGCTTATTTTTGCTGAAAATTGCAGAATTCTGTAGTttgtgtgagttttaggcacttactggcacttaaactatcactaggaagcagttttatgatccctactttcctacacactatactagtgtaactcttggtttcggGCTCATTCTGTTTCTTAACATCATGTCTGTCTGAGTACTGAATTCCCGTCAGTACTTCTAGTTcatctgataactgtgctaactttgtttcgTGCACTAATTAGATCATGATGTGTTGCATGCAGTAATGATATGAATTCATGCAACATGTAATGCACTTGTATGTATATGACAATAATCAGAAATCATTCATGCCATTAATTCAAATCAAGCACAGTTATTAAAGCACAAATTACTGTTTAATATGTACAGAATTACACGGAAaattgacagttgtcacattgtAACCTCTACTTTTAGAAGAATTCTGCTATTTTATCTCAACATGATCCGACGATGATGATTAATTACATGAGAGAGTTGACTTTAATAAGAAGATAAGAATAATAAGAATATAGAGTAAAACATATGATGTATTAAATATATAGgattataaaatttatatttaacaattcttttcaaaataataatttatatctatgagtaaattacaagttttgtcctttatgtttgtaccaaattgcatgcggtgtcctttacctttaaatttgacgagttttgtccttaacgtttcaaaatcctgcacgttatgtactttagccctaactcagtcaaatttttttgttaaatatggtcatgtgcaTTACACATGAGGGTATTATTGTCATTTTACCTCTCCAGGGACTATTGAGTAAATAAAGGGACtaaatttgtaaaaaaataataaaaaatatataaataaaaaaacataattaaaaaaattCTCTCTCTTCTCTATCTCCAACAAACGCCGCCAAACATATACTCCTTTCTCTCTTCACACATCTCTCTCTACACCATCACCAACATCCACGCTCACCTTCACGACCAACCTTCCACCGCCTCCACCAACAACCACCACTCTCAACCTGACCTCACCACCAGATCTCTACTTCCACTAACAAGCACCACTCTTGACATCACCATCAAACCTCCATCGCCACCACTTCCACTACCACTGCAAAACCACCGTCTAACAGGAACGGCCACGCTACCAttccagagagagagagagagagagagaggggaaaaAAGAGAGATAGAAAGATAGAAACCTTTCGGTCGACAACAGTCCAACAATCACGGCGGAACTGTGCTCTAAAGCTTCTTCGTCGTCCAGCAGCCATGGCTTCTTTGTTTCTGGCTTCCAGAGTTGCGCCCTTATCGGCGATCGGAGTGTACTGTCAACCAAGAGGTTGCCTGATGAACTTGTGCCCTAGAATTGTGCCATTCTCTGTTCCTGGCTTccagaatccaacaatcaaccaGCGGAACTCGTGCCCTACGAATGTTTGCGTAAGGGTGATGTGCTAGGTTTTACCTCGATGATGAGTTAGGGAGGGTTTCAGATCTGATTTGTTACACAATCTTAAGAAGGCTAGGTTTTCATATGTGACTCTATCTCTATTTGATATGGGTATTCTTAGTGTTTTATTAAATCGGAACTATTTATGTTATTTAAAAGGTTAGATATTTATGTTATTTACATAATTAGAAAATGTGGAGGTGAAtagacaaaaatgccctcatgtgcaagttacatgaccagatttaaccaaaaaaaaaagaaataacgTGGTTAGGCCTAAAAGACATAACATGTAAGATTTTTAAACATCAAGTACAAAagtcatcaattttttttttgaacgaaaaatttggatcactgacgaaccactggagtatcatcgtgccaccagcggaaccacccgatcatatccacctccactaggcataatgcatatacaccaattcaggaggaaccCCAATAAATTTaggaaaaccccctttgtgagaatcgaacccaagaCCTGTTGATCTCAAAATTTTATCCTACCCTCAAAATGCCACTAGACTATAAGGCTATGGGCAAAAAATAAAAATTCACCGTGTACAATCTACCACGAACATAAAgtcaaaacttgtaatttactctatatgtATTTAATGGCGTTGGTAAATAAATAGGGCACAACAAAACCAGACGGGCCCTTTACCCTTTTCTTCGCTCGTTGCCCGACATAAACAAAACCTTTGCTGCTTCCTATATTCGCTTTCTTCACCTGGAACCAACCACAGGAGTCTGACTACCTCTCTCTCGCACCGAATCACTGGTTCGATCTCTCTCTAACATCTAAATACTTAGGTTAAATCCTACATTCATTGATCAAACAATTCATTTATCCTCTTCAAAATTCAATTTTTGTTCGAATTGCTCTATCATAATCAATGTTACTTGCTACTCGAATGTTTGTTGTCCGATCAGAGGGTTTTAGGTTCAGTTTTGTTTGAATTGTGGAGAATCGGTTCAATAGGTTGGGGTTTTTGTTGAATGTTGTGGACTGTGATTAGTATACATAAAAAACTATTTGAATTTGAGTTGTAATTGCTGCTTTAGTTATGCATATGTAGTTTAAATTTAACAGAAAATGAAATATCAAGGGTTTGCAAATGATCGAATTAGGTGTTTAATTTGCATATATGGACTTATTGATCAGattatttttctagggtttttttttatgtttatatgttGCCTTATATTCAAATTACATTTTATACAATAGGGTTGATTTATTGGTGTTCTTGTTTAGGTTGTAAATCAGTCTTTTATGTGTTAGTTATGCTTAAAAATATGTTGTAGTTTAGATTTCTCGTGATGGTGGTTGtagtttcttttcttttttgtttggTTTCTTAAGCTTCTTTCTCGGTTGATATGGAGGGGAACTGCTTATAAGCTCCGCCACATGTATTTGCTATGCTAACAAAAATGCGTATGTTCTGAATCTTTTATGACATGCTTATATCGTTATATAAGCGCCATTTCCCATACTAGGTTAATACATATCCTTTTTTTATAGAATACAACATTGTTTCTAACTTGCTGTACTACACATCAACATCTTTTGTTTCTTTAAAGTGGTTTATGTTGCTTATTTAACTGAAACCATGTAATTATGTATTTAAGAAAGAGCTTAGTTCATACGCTTTCACTTCAAATTTATATATTTACAGCTTGTAGAATGCGCTAGAAGGTGTCAAGATACACCCTTTTACATATTTGGTGAAGTCAAAGCTGCTGATTGAAACATTCGTAAGCAATTATGATCATTAAGTTACAGTTTTTACCGTTTCCACGCCAAGTTATATTTTTGGTTATGAATAGTTAATCATGTTATTATGTTACGTCAAGTGCTCTTTAAATACAAAGCCGATACTGCTATATATAACAAGTATATGATTTGTTGTTGTACCCTTTATGCTTGCCTATTTAACTCTATTcgatttctttctttctttgtatatgtttAATACTCTATAATATATTTCCACCATTTTGCTATAATTTTGTTACAACCATTAACATTCGACTACATGACATTGTCAGATATTCTCCGTTTTTACAATGGCCAACAATTCTCAGTATCCTGGCATACAGGTAGTTTAAGCAGTTTATATACTTTCTCATGATTTATATTTTATCACGCTTACCTTTTCTCAATCTCGCTCCTACATTTTTACAACAGCCGCCTCGACCTCCTGTTGCCGCCATGGGACCACCTCCAAACACTTATCCACCGGTCGCAATGcaagtaagtttttttttttcatttttttcacatTTTCTCTGTAATTATAATCATTTTGAATCTGAAGCAACGGTTCTAATATCGGAATTAAATCTAGTTCCGCCCAGCAGGTCCGCCACGGCCGCCACCGCCATATATGCCTATTGTATCTCAACAGTTTCTTGCTGTGAGGCCAAATATGGTGTCTCAGCCGATGCAACATTTACCTCCTAGACCTGGACCACCAGCGCCACCGCTGGCACATAGCATAGCGCCACCTCCTCCACCGCCGCCTGCCGCTCAAGTTTTTCCAGTGCCTGATGTTCAACCGATCCGACCTGTAATGTCTGTATCACCACAGGCCCAACAGGCTGTTCCAGCACCTAATAACTATGGGCCCGGTCAGAGCGGTCCACGGGCTGCCATATCTTTATCATACAACGTAACATACCAAGTGTGCTGTACTATCGTATTTAAATTGTAAAGTACACGGAAGGTTCTTGTGGTTgaccaaaattttgaatttggtcactaacttttcaaaagtacacggatgatccctgtggtttgcactttgtaacgcaaaTAGCCCcgacttttgccaaaagtacatggatggtccctgtggtttgcactttgtaatgcatttagtctctaacttggacctactgaaacctttagatttgttagtttgggactaaatgtgttacaaagtgcaaaacACAGGGAGCGGCCCTGTACTTATGAAAAGCTTGGGAACAATCCAGAATTTTGGTttaccacagggaccatccgtatACTTTACTCTAAATTGTAAATGTATAATTTAATTAATTACATTTCTTGTTTATGTTAAATTTGTTTGAGCAGTTACCGACACCAGCACCCGCTCAAGCACACGTAAACGCAGAAGTAACAAGCCAATACCAGCCGATATCCTCAACAAATATGCATGGTTTTCCTCTAGGTGGACCGGCTGTAACACCTATGTTGCAGCCTGCTGAAGTTGCATCTTCTGTTCAAGTGAGGACTAAAGATTCTTTTGATTGTGATCTCACATTTCTTACAAATTTTGCACTTCTGTAATAGCATGCCGTATATAAAATGGTATGCATGACATCACACTTGACATTGGATTATTAGGTAACAACTGATCTACCCAAAGCTGCATCAGATTGGATTGAACATACTTCTCACAAAGGAAAAAGGCATGTTTTTTTTAATCTCAGTTCTATTTCTTCTATTATCATGGTTTGATTAAGGATACGTTTATACATTTTATATTACATATCCTCTTGCATACATATGTTATGTATATACATTAATACATGTATATTTGTGTTGTCTGTGTGTGTATACAgatatttatgtatgtatgtttattAAAAGGTACTCTATTGTTGTTTTAGATACTATtacaacaaaaagacaaaaatatcCAGCTGGGAGAAGCCTCTCGAGTTGATGAGCCCAACTGAGGTGTGTAAGCAATCGAGTTATTGCGTTAACAGTTAGTTACTGTCACTAATTTTTATGTTTAACTTCTTCAATGGTTGCCCGTTGAACAGAGGGCCGATGCATCTACAAATTGGAAGGAATATCCTGCTCCCGATGGAAGAAAGTGCGTAATCTAGAACATTCTAGAACATTCTATCGATCTTATATTTATCTTTCACAAATGCCTAATAATTTATTATTAACAGGTACTACTATAACAAGGTTACCAAGCAATCAAAGTGGAAAATACCCGATGAACTCAAGGTCTTTTCTCTTAACCAAAGTTCACTAATCCTACATTTACTTTCGAGTAAAGTACAGGATAGTCCCTGCGGTTgatcaaaattttggatttggtccctagctttccaatagtacacggatggtccctatggtttgcagtTTTACCGCATTGTCcgcaacttttgccaaaagtacatggatggttcctatggtttgcactttgtaatacATTTAGTCTTAGATCTGTtagctggggactaaatgtgttacaaagtgaaaaccacagggaccttctgtgtacttttgaaaagctagggagcaaatccaaaattttggttaaccatagggaccatccgtgtactttactctttacTTTCGTTATAAACTAATTCAACCTATGAACATATGCAGTTGGCTCGTGAGCAAGTGATAACCAAATCTAATACCAACGAACAGCAGTCAACAAAGGATCCCGATAACGAAACCCTGGTTCCATCACTGACTCCTGGCTCAGATAGCCCATCGTCTCAGGCTCACGAACCGGGACCGAGCCCTGTTCCAGTGCCTGATCTTATTCCACCTGTGCAATCAGGATCTGTTTTGACCTCTGAGCCAACAGCATCGATCGAGTCTTCTAAAGGGACAACAAATGCCGCTGAAGAAACACCAATGACCGAAACGTTACCATTGTATAACCTGCACTCAGATTTTCTGTTGTAAATTCTGGTTCTCGTTTGTTTGTAAGTTAACCATCGTAAATTGTAGGAGTACTGTGGAGATTGTTTCGGCAAACAATGCGGTAATTGCAGAAAATGGTACCATCGAGGTGACCGTGACTCCTCCTCCCCTTCTCTTTCACATTCGATGTATTTAAATTTTAAGTATATTTTACTAAATATAATTAGCGGTTTGTAGGAATTCAATAAAGGCAGTGTAACTAACGATAGCGCTAATGGTGCTGCTTTAGAAGAAAAGGCATTTGATCAGGAAACCCAAGTTTACGAGGATAAGCAGGTATTTATCAATTCATATAAGCCAATACTGttttacatttatttattttatatttatttgcctTATGTTCAGGAGGCTAAAAATGCATTTAAGGCTCTTCTAGAAAATGCAAACGTTGCTTCTGATTGGACTTGGGATCAGGTATTTGGGCTTTGGCGACTGTTTTTAATAAGTCAATCTGGCATTCAATTGTCTTGACATCTGTAATTTTCTTAATCAGACAATGAGGGTAATTATTAATGACAGAAGATACGGTGCTCTCAGATCACTTTCAGAGCGGAAGCAAGCTTTCACTGAGGTAACTATCAACGGAATCTTTGCCACGTGTTCTAATATAATATTGTAAGAACCTTGGGAAAGGGGTGGGG belongs to Helianthus annuus cultivar XRQ/B chromosome 5, HanXRQr2.0-SUNRISE, whole genome shotgun sequence and includes:
- the LOC110898498 gene encoding pre-mRNA-processing protein 40A — protein: MANNSQYPGIQPPRPPVAAMGPPPNTYPPVAMQFRPAGPPRPPPPYMPIVSQQFLAVRPNMVSQPMQHLPPRPGPPAPPLAHSIAPPPPPPPAAQVFPVPDVQPIRPVMSVSPQAQQAVPAPNNYGPGQSGPRAAISLSYNLPTPAPAQAHVNAEVTSQYQPISSTNMHGFPLGGPAVTPMLQPAEVASSVQVTTDLPKAASDWIEHTSHKGKRYYYNKKTKISSWEKPLELMSPTERADASTNWKEYPAPDGRKYYYNKVTKQSKWKIPDELKLAREQVITKSNTNEQQSTKDPDNETLVPSLTPGSDSPSSQAHEPGPSPVPVPDLIPPVQSGSVLTSEPTASIESSKGTTNAAEETPMTETLPLSTVEIVSANNAVIAENGTIEEFNKGSVTNDSANGAALEEKAFDQETQVYEDKQEAKNAFKALLENANVASDWTWDQTMRVIINDRRYGALRSLSERKQAFTEFIVQKKKQEAEQRRAKHKKAREEFKKMLEESKEITVSTKWSKVAAIFEDDDRFKAIERLKDREDLYDDYITEREKKERSKALEEHKKNRKEYIEFLKSCDFLTASSQWRKVQGRLEADESCLRLEKVDRLEIFQEYIRDLEKDEEEQRKLRAEELRKTERKNRDEFRKLMDEHIASGMLTSKSHWRDYCVKVKESPAYLAVSSNSSGATPKDLFEDVLEELEKQYTEDRDRIKEIVKMRKVSILSTWTIEDFKNAIAEDISSQPVSDVNLKLVFDELLERAQEKEEKEVKRRKRVVDDFYASLTTYKEITSSSRWEDVKPLFEDRLESCVEESVFREMFDKYITELKKARDERKHREDKGKDRDRRTEKSRRDKNNKGKSDKRRRDHSRDSHRHSAERKKTKQLEQQSSASAEYESRHKRHKRDYRRDDQRVSEDHRHDDQRVAEDGELW